The sequence AGCATAGAGCGTCATGTGTCAAACGCGCAGAAACTTTATAAAAGCGGCGTAATTTCAAAAACTAATTTGCTGCGCGCGGAAGTTGCGTTGTCACAGGCTAAAAAAGAAAAACAAAAATCCGCTTCCGACAAAGAGCTTGCTCAAATTCTTTTTGCAAACACTTTGGGCGACAGCGAAGTTAAACAATACAATCTCACTTCCCCCATGGCAATGCTTGAAAATAAAAATAATGAAAACTTTTACGTTGAAAAAGCGCGCGTAAACAACGCGTCTTTAAAACTTCTAAACGCTAAAAAAGACATGCTTCGCCAAAAGCGCAAAGCGGCCGTTGGAAACCTTCTGCCTAACGTTGCCGCAGTAGGGCAATATCAAATTCTTCAGGATAAACTTACAGCGGCGGAACCGGAATGGACTGTGGGCATAACCGCATCCTTAAATGTTTTCGGCGGAGGAAGCGACGTTTACGAAATAAAATCCGTAAATTCGGAACTTGACGCGGTTGACGCGCAGATACAAAGCGTTCAAAACCTGATTTTTGCCGCGGTTAAAAAATACTCTTCGCAGCTTCAAAGCGCCAAAGACGAATACGACGCTCTTGCGTCCGACGAAAAATTAGCGCAGGAAAATTTGAAACTTTACAACGCGTCTTTTCAAGAAGGCATGGCAACCTCTCTTGAAGTTGTGGACGCCCAACTTGTTCTTACAAAAATTAAAATAGACCGCGCAAAAGCCGTTTACGATTACAACTGCGCTTTTGCAAATCTTTTAAATATATGTTCTATGTCTCAACAAGAACTCGGAGGAAAATAGTATGAAATTTTTAAAATTATTTATTGCGGCAGCTATGATTTTTTCCGTTGCGGCATGTTCCCAAAAGTCAAAAACGCAAATCGGAGAAATTGACGCTTCCGAAATTGACGTAGGCGCAAAAGTTCCCGGAAGGCTTGCCGAAGTTTTTGTTTCCGAGGGAGAAAGCGTTAAAAAAGGGCAAATTCTTGCGCGCCTTGAAGGCAAAGAGCTTGACGCAAAACTTAAAACCGTCAACGCGGCTTTACAGGAAGCCCAAGACCAATACGACCTTGCGGAAAAAACTTACAATAGAATGAAAAATTTATACGCACAAAAAGTTATAGCAAAACAACAGTTTGACGAAATAACTTATAAATACAACGCCGCAAAACAAAAAGTTCAAGCGGTACGCGGGCAAAAAGACGAAGTTATGGCTTACTACGCGGAACTTACGTTAACCGCTCCCATAGACGGAGAAGTTATTCAGATTATATCCAACCCGGGAGAACTTGTATCTACGGGTTACCCTATTCTTACAATTATGAATACGCAAAACATGTGGGCTGTTTTTAATATAAGAGAAGACGATTTAAAAAATATTATAAAAGGCAAAACTTTTGAAGTTACCGTGCCGGCGCTGGATAAAAAATACGCAATGAAAGTAACATACATTTCAGCTCTCGGAACTTTCGCGTCGTGGAAACCAACCGCCCGTCAAGGCGACTACGATTTAAAAACTTTTGAAGTACGTTTAACTCCGGATGAAAAAATAGAAAACTTAAGGCCCGCAATGACAGCAACGTTTACGGCAAAGTAAAAAGCGACATATCTATATGTCATTTTGTATGTCTTGAAAAACTATGCGACGAATTTACAAAATAATTATCCGCGAAACTAAATATATTTTTTCAAACAAGCTGCTGATTTTTGCGCTGCTGGCGTTTCCAGTTGCTGATTTTTTATTTCTCGGCGGCGTTTATATTTCGCAAGAATTAAACAAAATGCCGGTGGCGGTAATAGACAATGATAATTCCAAGATATCTAAAAACATTATTCGCTACATAAATTCCTCGCCGGAAATGGAAATTAAATACAGAGTTGCAAATACCGCTGAACTTAAAGATTTGTTTGACCGCCAAAAAGTATTCATGGGTATTTATATACCAAGAGAGTTGCAAAAAAATATTAAAAAACAAAAACCTCAGAAAGTGATAATTTTCATAAACTCTTCAAACTACATAAGCGCAAATCTTATAGACGCCGATATCACAACAATTATAGCCGTTGTCAGCGCAGGCATAAAATATAAGACTCTTACAAAAAGAGGGTTTTCTTCAAAACAATCGCGGGAGCTTATACAGCAGATAAAACCTGAAACCGCAAAACTTTTTAATCCGGCGTTAAACTACAACTTGTATCTTACCCCAGGGCTTTGGCTTTCCGTTATACAACAGCTTCTAATTCTTTTCGGAGGGCTTACATTAGCTTCCGAATTTGATTTTAAAACTTTAAGATCAATGCTTGCCGTAACAAGAAAAAGTATTTTTAAAGCGCTTATAGGTAAAACTTTATTTTATATTTTTATAGGATGCATTCATTTTTTCATTCTCTATGAAATACTTTTTAAAATTTTCCAAATTCCTATAGCCTATTCGGCCGGCGCGGCAATGCTTGTAAGCGCAGTATTTGCGTTTGCCGCAATTTCTTTAGGGCTATTGCTTGCGGCAATTTTAAAAACCCGTTTTAACACTCTCAAGGGCTGCCTGCTTATTTCTGCCCCCGCATTTCTGCTTTCAGGTTACACTTGGCCGCTTGAACTTATGCCTGCGCCAATAAGAACGTTTGTGCAAATTATTCCTCTCACTTCGTTTCTAAAGGCTTTTAAAAAAATATATCAGGAAAATTTAGGCATAGAATTTTTTTACCCTTATGTTTTACAGCTTTTAATTTTGGGCGTATTATTTTTTGCCGCAGCGTGGGCAATTGTAAATTTCAGAATTAATAAAACGGGAATTTTAAATGAACTTTAAATCTCTAAAAAACGTTGTTACGCGCGAATTTAAAAAAATATTTTTAACTCCTGATATGCTTTTAATATGTATAGCCGCGCCTATTTTTTACGCTCTGCTTTTTTGCGGACTTTACGCAAAGCAAAGAGCCTTAGACATAAACATTGCAGCTATTAATTCCGACCACACAAGCGTTTCAAGAAAGTTTCTGCGCTACGCGGACGCGTCGCCGGAATTAAAAATAGCGCATGTATATTCTTCGCCAAACGAAGCTTTGTCGCAAATTTTTTCAGATAATATAAACGCTTTCTATTTTATTCCCAAAGGTTTTGACGCAAACTTAAAAAAAGGAAAAAGTGTTCCTATTTACGCCGCGGCAACCGGAACCAATTTTTTAGCGGCAAGCACGGCGTTAAGAAAATTCTCGCTGCTTTCGCTTGAGTTTCCAAAAAAAGAATTTGTAAAAATACTTACAGACAAAGGCTATTCATACAAAGCGGCAAGCGCGGCGTTTGTTCCGCTGTCGGCCGATATCAGACATATATATAACCCCGAAATGAATTATTCCGACTTTTTGCTGCCGTGCCTTATGTTTATAGTTTTGCAGCAAATATTAATTGTGGCAATATGCACAAGCGTTACCGTTGAAAAGAAAAAAGATACAACCAAAGAGCTATACGAAACCGCCGGAAAAAGTTTTACAATTGCATTTTTAGGAAAGTGTCTGCCGTATATTTTACTTGGCTTGGCGCTAAACATTATAAATATTTTTATTTTCCTGCCCATGGACGCCATGTATGCGTCTTCGCTTACCGGTTTGTTTGTAATATCTGCGGCTTTTACCGTAGCGGTTTCATGCTTTGCAATGCTTATTTCAATATTTTTTAAATCGCCCGAAATGTCTATGGCGGTTTTAATGTTTTACTCGCTTCCTACGACAATGCTTTCCGGGGTTATATGGCCTCACCACGCGCTGCCGTGGACTTTAAAAATTGCGTCGTATATTTTTCCCTCAACATATGCTTTTAACGAACTTCGGCTTTTTATTTTGGGCGACATAAGCGTTAAATACGCAGTTTTTCCGGCGGTAACATTGATAATTTTTGCCGCGGTTTGTTTTGCCCTTACATATTTAATTTCTTTAAAACGCCGGAAATTTTTATCTATTTGACAAACAATTGTTATTTTTTTATAATTATAGTTGAATAATTGTTCAACTATAAATACAAAGGAGCGCGCTATGGCTAAATCTAAAGACGCTTTAATTTGCGACTGCAAGGTAATACATAAACATACGGTAACTAAAGTAAAACGCGCAATGCCGCGAGAAGAAAAACTTTACGACTTGGCCGAATTTTTTAAAATTTTCGGCGATTCCACAAGAATAAAAATACTTTGCGCTTTAGTTGCAAACGAAATGTGCGTTTGCGATTTAGCCGCGCTGTTAAATATGACAAAAAGTTCTATTTCTCATCAGTTAAGAATTTTAAAGCAAGCGCGACTTGTGAAATACAGAAAAGAAGGAAAAATAGTTTTTTACTGCCCCTGCGACGAGCACATACAAAAAATATTTAACGAAGGCTTTAACCATATTAACGAATAACGGAGAAAACATATGAATAACAATAACGCCTGCTGCGAAAGCGGCTGCCATTGTTCAAAAGAAAAAGAAAGCAAACATTCTAAAAAAATAGATTTGGCGCTTACGATAATAGGAGTTTTTTTATTTGCCGCTGCGTTTATTTTTGCCATGCCTGAAAAAATTTCTTTAGTTTTATTTCTATCCGCATACACTATTATAGGCCGCAACGTGCTTATATCTTCTTTCAAAAATATTTTGCACGGAGAAATTTTTGATGAAAACTTTTTAATGTGCGTTGCGACAATAGCCGCAATATCCACCGGATATTACGAAGAGTCCGTAGCGGTTATGCTTTTTTACCGCATAGGAATGTTTTTTGAAGACAAAGCCGTTTCAAAATCTAAAAACTCTATTTCAAGTTTAATGGATATGCGTCCGGATTTTGCAAATTTACAAACGCAAAACGGAGTTATAAAAGTTTCGCCTGAAGACGTTTCTATAGGCAATTTAATAATAGTAAAAGCCGGCGAAAAAATTCCTTTGGACGGCACGGTAACAAACGGCAGCGCATCAATAGACGCTTCTTCTCTGACGGGAGAATCAATTTTGCAGGACGTTTGCGAAGGCTCGCAGGTTCTATCAGGGTCTGTAAATAAAAACGGATTTCTTACCGTAAAAGTTACAAAAATTTTCTCGCAATCTACGGTTTCAAAAATTTTAGATCTTGTTGAAAACGCAACTCATAAAAAATCTGTTTCCGAAAAGTTTATATCAAAATTTGCAAAATACTATACGCCGGCGGTAGTTTTTTTAGCTTTATGTATAGCTGTTGTCCCGCCGCTTTTTATAGCGGACGCAGCTTTTAACCTGTGGATTAACAAAGCGATAATTTTTCTTATAATTTCGTGCCCGTGCGCTTTGGTAATATCCGTTCCGCTAACTTTTTTTGCTGGGCTTGGCTCTGCGTCAAAACACGGTATTCTTATAAAAGGTTCAAACTATCTTGAAGCTTTAAACTCCGCTCAAACTTTTGTTTTTGATAAAACGAGCACCCTGACAAAAGGAAAATTTAAAGTTGACTCTGTTGCTGCCGCAAACGGTTTTGATAAGGAAACCGTTTTAAAATACGCGGCGTTTGCCGAGAGCCATTCCAACCACCCCGCGGCTGTTGCAATAGTTAAAGCTTTTGCGCAAAAAATAGACAATCTGCAAATTAAAAATTTTTCTGAAATTGCCGGCAAAGGCATAAAAGCCGATATTTCAGGCAAAGAAGTTTTAGCCGGAAATTACAATTTTTTACAATCCGAAGGCATTGACGCAAGCCAACATGCCGTAGCGCAATCTGCGGTTTACGTTGCCATAGATAAAAAATTTGCGGGTTTTATAACCGTCGCCGACGAAATTAAGCCGGATTCAAAAGAAACAGTTTCGTATTTAAAAAACTTATATGCCAAAAAAACAGTAATGCTTACCGGCGACGCGCAGCCTGCCGCGTTTAAAATTGCCGAAACAATAGGCATAGATAAATTTTACGCCGGTTTATTGCCGCATCAAAAGCTTGAAAAGCTAAACAAAATAAAAAACGAAAGTTCTAAAAAAGACAAAATTGTTTTTGTTGGCGACGGAATAAACGACGCGCCGGTTTTGGCGGGCGCGGATATAGGCATAGCCATGGGCGCATTGGGAAGCGACGCCGCAATTGAGGCGGCCGACATTGTTTTAATGACCGACGAACCGTCAAAAATAATAACGGCTCTTAAAATTGCCCGCAAAACACAAAACGTAGTTTGGCAAAATATAATCTTTGCGCTGGGGATAAAAGTTGTAATAATGGCCTTGGGAATTACAGGTATTGCCAACATGGTAGAAGCCGTTTTTGGCGATGTAGGCGTAACCGTAATAGCCGTTTTAAATTCCATGCGCGCCTTAAAACTAAATGACAAAAAATAAATTACCCCGCAAAAACATCCTTGAACGCAACCGCAAATATTTGTATAATTTGCAAACTTAACAGCTGTAACATGGAGAGGTGTCCGAGCGGTTTAAGGAGATAGTCTTGAAAACTATTGTAGCGGAAACGTTACCGGGGGTTCGAATCCCTCCCTCTCCGTCCCACAAGTTTTTCTTTACCTATTGTTGTTCCAAAGGAGAACAGTAATGCCTAAAGTAAAAAAAGCTGCTCCTGTAAAACTCAAAAAAACTTCCAAGAAAAAAGTTTCGCAAAAAAAGAAACCATTAAAAGACAATGGTTTTATTTTTATCAACGATAACGACGGCGAACCGATAGACGCTTTTCAAGAATAAGGATAATGAAATGAAGAAATTATTTTTGTGCGCTGTGTGCGCAATATTTTTATTTGCATGTTCAAACGGATTCGGAGGTCAACCTAAAATTGACGCGTCAAGCATAGAATCTATTACAACATCTCTTAACGCTATACGCGCTTCTTTACCGGAAGAAAAAAAAGAAGCTTTTGAAGGCGCGCTTATAGCAACTATATTTTATGCGGTAATGACAGATTTAGGAAATTCAACTGCGGGGCAAAAAGAGAAAACAGAAGAAGAAGTATTGCAAATATATAAAAAATATTTGAACGGCAAAACAGCAGACCAAATAATAGTGCAAGCGGAAGAATTACAGGAAAAGCCGGGACTTAATAAATAATAAAATAAAAAAAGCCGGACGGTTAAATCAACCGTCCGGCTTTTTTTATATTTTCAGCCTTAAAATAGTATTTTCCGGCAGCAGCTTTGCAATGTTTTCATCCACCGGAATTCTTACCGACTGATGCGCTATGCCCGGGTTTACTTCTTCGGTCAAAAAATTATTTTTACAATCGTAAATTTTATCTAAAACTATTTTTACCGGTTCAAACTTAAAAGGCGATAAAAATTCTATCTCGCCGCCTTTTTTCAATTTATGTTTAACTTCTATTTTTAAAAACCCGTCTTTATTTTCTTTTACCGCGCCGGCGTTGCGCCAAGCGCTTCTGCTTGTGGCGTCATTATAATCTTGCGCCGAATCATCGGGGATTCCGTCAAAAAAACCTAATGTATAACCGCGGTTTTGCAAAGTTGCAAGCTCCTGCATATATGCATCCGCCCGCCAGTTTTTTGGGTTTTCAAAATAATCGTCTATGGCCTTTCTGTAAACGCGCGCGGTTTGCGCAACGTAATATTCGGTTTTATTTCTGCCTTCAATTTTGAAAGAATCAAAACCGGCTTCTAAAATTTCATTTAGTTTTGGCATTAAACATAAATCTTTGGAATTTAAAATATATGTGCCTCTGTTGTCCTCGTGCATTTCAAGATACTCGCCCGGGCGAAGCTCCTCTTCCATAACAAGTTTTGTTTTATACCTCCACCTGCAGGAATGCGCGCAGGCTCCGCTGTTTGCGCTGCGCTGCGCCATAAACGCAGACATTAAGCACCTTCCCGAATAGCTTACGCACATTGCGCCGTGCACAAAAATTTCAAGTTTAATGCCTTCGCATTTTTTTCTAATTTCCAGCGATTCTTTAAAACTTACTTCTCTGCCTAAAACGCAAAGAGCCGCGCCGGTGTTTTTCCAGAAATTTACCGTAAGCCACGAGCACACATTAGCCTGCGTTGAAACATGCAGCGGCATATTCGGCATTTCTTTTCGCACGTATTGAAAAATACCGGGGTCTGAAATTATTACGCCGTCGCAGGAAAGAGATTTAACAGTTTCAACAAAAGCCGGAAGTTTTTCAACATCTTTATTATGTGAAAATAAATTAAGCGTAAGATAAACTTTTTTGCCCAACGCATGCGCAAAATTAATTCCCTCTTTTATATCTTCAAGCGGAAATTTTGATTTTGCGCGCAAAGACATATCCGGCGCGCCGGCATATACCGCGTCCGCGCCGTAAAGAAAAGCGGTTTTTAATTTTAAAAGAGAACCCGCCGGTAATAAAAGTTCCGGTTTTTTCATATATTTATTTTAGTATAATAACACCATATTCACAAATTCAAACGGAGAATTTACAATGAAAAAAATTAATTTTATGATTATCCTGAAAGCTGTGGTTATAGGCGCCTTAATTTTGCTTATGCTTATACCCTTGGCGCTTGTAAGCAACACAATAAAAGGCAGGCTTGAATACAAAAACGAAGCCACCGCAAAAATTACAAAAGCGTGGGGCGACCAAATTTTAATTGCCGCTCCTATATTAAACCTTCCATATACCGTTGCCGTAAAAGATAAAGATGAAAAAATAGTAAGCTATAAAACAGAATACGCAAAATTTGCTCCGCAAGATTTAAACGTTGACGTAAATATTATATCGCAGACAAGATACATCGGCATTTTTGAAGTGCCGGTATTTGTTGCGGAAATAACGATGAAAGGCAACTTTGAAAATATCCGCGATATCGCAAATTTCAAAACGGCGGAATCTTTTATATCGCTTGAAATTAACGACTTAAAAGGAATATCAACCCCTGAATTTTTATGGAACGGCAAAAACGCAAACTTTGAACCTTCCGTGAAAGCGTCTCCTTTGGCGGTAAGAATTCCTTACACTCGCGAGTATTCGCCAAAATCTTCTTACACAAGATATAACGATTACGAAGAAACTCAAATTTTAAAATCGCTCAGTTCAAAAATTTCTTTAAAAAACGGCTCAAACAATTTTGAAATAAAGTTTTCAATAAAAGGCAGCCAAGCTATAAGCTTTATACCTTTGGCAAAAGACAACAATTTCCGCATACGTTCACAGTGGACAAACCCGAATTTCTCCGGCAATTTTTTGCCTGATACTAAAGAAATAAACGGCGAGGGCTTTGACGCGTCATGGCGCATAAATTATCTTGCAAGCGCAATACCGCATAGACTTGACGGCGCAAACCTTTCATCTGCTTTATTTACAACTTCGCTTTTAATTCCCGTTGACAGCTACAGAGCCGCCGAAAGAGCCACAAAATACGGAATACTTTTTATAATTCTTACATTCATTGCCTGCTTTGTTTTTGAAACTACGCGCAAGAAAAGCATACACCCTTTCCAATATCTTTTGGTTGGTTTTGCAATGTCGGTATTTTATATTTTGCTGCTTTCAATTTCGGAGTTTATACCGTTTGGCTTTGCCTATCTTATTGCGGCGGCTGCCATAATAAGCATGATTACGCTTTACGCAAAATTCGCAATAGCAAAAACTTCAACGCTAAAACAAACCGCGGCAATAGCCGGAGCGTTTGCGGTTTTATACGGATACCTATATATATTGTTGCAGCTACAGGACATGGCGCTTATTTTCGGAGCCATCGGACTTTTTGCGGCGCTTGCGGTAATGATGTATGCAACAAGAAATATCAACTGGTATAAATAACAAAGGGTTTGCGCATATTAAAACTTTTAGCTATACTTCTGTCGCAGTTAAGTTGTTTCAAGGAGACAAAAAATGACTATAAACAACGTCAAAGACTGGAGAAACGTTTTTCTGAAAAGTTTTGTAATCGGTTTTATTTTGTTGTGGGCAAGCTTTATAACTTATTTATTGGTAAGAGACCCGCTTGTGGCTTGGACGCAGAGATTGTTTCCTATAGCGCCAAAGTATATTTATCTTTCATTTTTGGGAGCGTTTGCATTTTTCAAAATAGCCGTCGTTTCATTTTTTCTTGTTCCGGCAATTGCGTTTCACTGGAAGTATATAGTAAAACGCAACGCCTTGCATAAAGGCTAAAATTTTTCTTTTATAAAACCGGCTTTCGCTTGCAGTTTTGCGAAAGCCGGTTTTTTATTTTTAGTGAAAATTTGCGGTTAATAAGATATAATGAAAAAAACATTTTACCGTGAGGTTTTTATGAATTTAGCAAGTCTTTCAATTAAACGACCTACTTTTATTTTTTCAATTCTTGTAATGGTAATCATTATAGGTCTTATGTTTATGGACAGAATGCAGGTTAGAATGATGCCCGACGTGGAATTTCCGTATGTGCGCGTAAGCATAACCTACCCGGGCGCAGGACCCGAAGAAATAGAAAACAGAGTAAGCAACCGCGTGGAAAATGCGATGAGTTCTATTTCCGGATTAAAACATATCAGCTCCGTAAGCCAAGACGGAATTTCAAACACTTTTGCGGAGTTTGATCTTGCAAAAGACCCCGAAATAGCTCTTCAGGAAGTTAAAGATAAAATAGCGGAAATACGCAGAGCTTTTCCGGATGATATAGACGAGCCCGTTGTGCAAAAAATAGACCCCGAAGCGCGCCCCATTATGACAATAAGTTTAAAGGCCGATTTAGCGCCCAAAGAACTTTACGATTTTGCCGACGAATATTACAGGAAAGAACTTTTAAGAGTTGACGGTATTTCAAGCATATGGATGGCGGGCGGCACAAGAAGAGAAGTTCAAGTAGCCGTTGACCGCAACAAACTTAATCAATACGACACCACCCTGTCTGCCGTATCAAACAGCATAAAAAATAACAGCATGAATATTCCCATCGGCAGAATTTCAATTGGCGATAACGACGTGTCTTTCAGGTCTATGGGCGAATACAGAACCGTTGACGACATAAAACAAGTGGTAGTAAATTTTCACGGCAACGAAGTGCCGGTATCCGTGGGAGACGTAGCCACGGTGCAAGACACCATAATGGAAAGATATACTCTTGGGCGTATAGATTTAAAAGAAAACGGGAAAGTAATACGCGAGCAAACTTTGCTTTTTAGAATTTTTAAACAATCAAAAGCTAACGAAGTAAACATTTCAAACGCCGTTTTGAAAAAAGTTAACGAGCTTAACGCGCGCTACAAAGGCGCCAAAGGAGACCCGCTTTTAACGGTAGTTACCGACAACGCTAAAGTTATCAGGGACAACATTGACGACGTCAAAGAAACAATTTATATAGGCATTCTTCTTGCGGTAATTGTGGTTTATTTTTTCCTCGGAAGCTGGCGTTCAACGCTTATAACCGCTCTTGCGCTGCCAAACAGTTTAATAGGCGCTTTTATTTTTATGTATCTGTTTGATTTCAGCATAAACGTTATTTCGCTTATGTCTTTATCTCTTGCCGTAGGGCTTTTAATTGACGACGCTATAGTTGTGCGCGAAAACATTTACAGACATTACGAGGAGGGCGAAGAGCCCGACGTTGCGGCGCAAAAAGGCACGGATGAAGTTTCTCTTGCCGTTATAGCCACTACAAGTTCCGTTATCGCGGTGTTTTTGCCAGTAGGTTTTTTAAGCGGAATTATCGGACAGTTTTTTAAAGAGTTCGGTTTAACCGTAGTTTTCGCAATGCTTATTTCAGTGCTTGACGCGCTTACAATTGCGCCTATGCTTTCAGCGTATATTATTCCTTCGCATAAAAAAGAGGCGCCGAAACTTAAAGGCAAAACTCTTACTTCTTTAACAAAAATTTCAGAAAGCATAAGCAAAGTTATCAGACTTCTTACGGTAGTATGGTTTGAAAAATTTTTGCAGAAAATTTTAAATTTTTACGAAAAAATAATAAAAATTATTATCAACAACAAAATAAAAGTGTTGCTGACTACGGTTTTAATTTTTGCGCTTTCTCTGCCGCTGTTTTTCTTTATTCCCCGCAGCTTTATGCCGGAATCGGAATCGGGCGAATTTAGAATATCCGTAGAAACCGCGCCGGACGCATCTCTTGCAAAAACTAACGCCGTCTGCATACAGATTGAAGACGCAATAATGGCAATGCCTGAAGTAGAGTTTGCCGTAGTTTCAATAGGCAACAACAGTAAAGAATTAAACATTGCGGATATTTATGTTCGCCTTGTAAAAGACAACAAAAGAAAACTTACTACGGAAGCGGTTAAAACAAATATTCGCGCGCAACTTGCGCAAACATTAGATAAATCCGTAATAATTTCCCTTAACGATTCCGGAACGAGTTTCGGCGGAAATCAAAAACCGTTCTCGCTTTTAATTTTCGGCAGGGATACAAAACAGCTTTCAGCTATTGCAGATTCTTTAATAGCGCAATTTAAAAATATTCCGGGGCTTGTAGATTTAAGCACAAATTTCCGCTCTGGAAAACCGGAATATCAAATAGACATTAACCCGAAAAAAGCAAAAGATTTCGGAGTAAATTCCGTTGTTGCCGGCGCGGAACTTAGAGCCATGGTTGAAGGAAACCTTCCAGCCGTTTACAGAACAAACGGACTTGAGTACGACATAAGAGTTAACTTAAAAGCCGACCAGCGCGACATTACGGATTCTTTCAACAGCCTCTATGTTTTTAACATGAACAACAAGAGAATAAAACTTTCCAGAGTGGCAACTTTAAAACAAGAAGCAGGCCCAACAAAAATTTACAGAAGGGACAGAATAAGATACATAGAAATTTCCGGAAACTTAAGCAAAGGCGCAACTTTGGGAGTTATACAAAAAGCTACGGAAAAGATTTTACTTGAAAGCAAAACAAACCCGCAAAACGCGGCGCTTTGGAACAACATTACTTATCAATACGGCGGCAACGTTGAAGAAATGCAAAACTTAGGAAAAAATATTCAGACAGCCGTTATGTTATCCGTAATTTTTATTTTCATAGTTTTGGCAAGTTTATATGAATCCGTAATAACGCCTTTGACAATAATGATTTCTCTCCCGCTTGCGGTAGTTGGCGGTTTAATAGCGCTGTTTGTAACTCACGGCGCGCTTGATATGTTTACCATGATAGGGCTTATAATGCTGTTAGGTATTGTCGCAAAAAATTCTATTATTTTAGTGGACTACATACAACAGCTTATGCGGCGCGGAAAATCCGTAAACGAAGCCGTAATAGAAGCCGGAAAAGTAAGGCTTCGCCCTATACTTATGACGTCTTTTGCGCTTGCCGCGGGCATGCTTCCGACAGCGTTGGCTTTAAGCGAGGTAGGAAAATTCAGACAAAGCATGGGCATAGTAATTATCGGAGGAATAATAAGTTCAACAATTCTTACGCTTTTAATAATCCCCGCAATTTTTGAATACATGAACTCTTTCAGACTCTGGACAAGAAAAAAATTAGGCCGCACCGAAGCCCGCAAAATTGACAAAGAATTAGACCAAGAAGCAAAAAACGATAATTAGGAATCAGAAAAAATATTAAGTCTTGATATTTTAGAATTTCGTAACAAAAAAAAGAGAGCCGCGCAAAATGCGC is a genomic window of Endomicrobium proavitum containing:
- a CDS encoding HlyD family secretion protein, with protein sequence MKFLKLFIAAAMIFSVAACSQKSKTQIGEIDASEIDVGAKVPGRLAEVFVSEGESVKKGQILARLEGKELDAKLKTVNAALQEAQDQYDLAEKTYNRMKNLYAQKVIAKQQFDEITYKYNAAKQKVQAVRGQKDEVMAYYAELTLTAPIDGEVIQIISNPGELVSTGYPILTIMNTQNMWAVFNIREDDLKNIIKGKTFEVTVPALDKKYAMKVTYISALGTFASWKPTARQGDYDLKTFEVRLTPDEKIENLRPAMTATFTAK
- a CDS encoding heavy metal translocating P-type ATPase, encoding MNNNNACCESGCHCSKEKESKHSKKIDLALTIIGVFLFAAAFIFAMPEKISLVLFLSAYTIIGRNVLISSFKNILHGEIFDENFLMCVATIAAISTGYYEESVAVMLFYRIGMFFEDKAVSKSKNSISSLMDMRPDFANLQTQNGVIKVSPEDVSIGNLIIVKAGEKIPLDGTVTNGSASIDASSLTGESILQDVCEGSQVLSGSVNKNGFLTVKVTKIFSQSTVSKILDLVENATHKKSVSEKFISKFAKYYTPAVVFLALCIAVVPPLFIADAAFNLWINKAIIFLIISCPCALVISVPLTFFAGLGSASKHGILIKGSNYLEALNSAQTFVFDKTSTLTKGKFKVDSVAAANGFDKETVLKYAAFAESHSNHPAAVAIVKAFAQKIDNLQIKNFSEIAGKGIKADISGKEVLAGNYNFLQSEGIDASQHAVAQSAVYVAIDKKFAGFITVADEIKPDSKETVSYLKNLYAKKTVMLTGDAQPAAFKIAETIGIDKFYAGLLPHQKLEKLNKIKNESSKKDKIVFVGDGINDAPVLAGADIGIAMGALGSDAAIEAADIVLMTDEPSKIITALKIARKTQNVVWQNIIFALGIKVVIMALGITGIANMVEAVFGDVGVTVIAVLNSMRALKLNDKK
- a CDS encoding ArsR/SmtB family transcription factor, translating into MAKSKDALICDCKVIHKHTVTKVKRAMPREEKLYDLAEFFKIFGDSTRIKILCALVANEMCVCDLAALLNMTKSSISHQLRILKQARLVKYRKEGKIVFYCPCDEHIQKIFNEGFNHINE
- a CDS encoding ABC transporter permease, with amino-acid sequence MRRIYKIIIRETKYIFSNKLLIFALLAFPVADFLFLGGVYISQELNKMPVAVIDNDNSKISKNIIRYINSSPEMEIKYRVANTAELKDLFDRQKVFMGIYIPRELQKNIKKQKPQKVIIFINSSNYISANLIDADITTIIAVVSAGIKYKTLTKRGFSSKQSRELIQQIKPETAKLFNPALNYNLYLTPGLWLSVIQQLLILFGGLTLASEFDFKTLRSMLAVTRKSIFKALIGKTLFYIFIGCIHFFILYEILFKIFQIPIAYSAGAAMLVSAVFAFAAISLGLLLAAILKTRFNTLKGCLLISAPAFLLSGYTWPLELMPAPIRTFVQIIPLTSFLKAFKKIYQENLGIEFFYPYVLQLLILGVLFFAAAWAIVNFRINKTGILNEL
- a CDS encoding ABC transporter permease, with protein sequence MNFKSLKNVVTREFKKIFLTPDMLLICIAAPIFYALLFCGLYAKQRALDINIAAINSDHTSVSRKFLRYADASPELKIAHVYSSPNEALSQIFSDNINAFYFIPKGFDANLKKGKSVPIYAAATGTNFLAASTALRKFSLLSLEFPKKEFVKILTDKGYSYKAASAAFVPLSADIRHIYNPEMNYSDFLLPCLMFIVLQQILIVAICTSVTVEKKKDTTKELYETAGKSFTIAFLGKCLPYILLGLALNIINIFIFLPMDAMYASSLTGLFVISAAFTVAVSCFAMLISIFFKSPEMSMAVLMFYSLPTTMLSGVIWPHHALPWTLKIASYIFPSTYAFNELRLFILGDISVKYAVFPAVTLIIFAAVCFALTYLISLKRRKFLSI
- a CDS encoding TolC family protein, giving the protein MKKILTFLTFLIAVCAANAQDLSLNQAVNAALQNNPGVAEAKENAQSASYAATAAKGKYLPRIDIVAAGVKLKDLVMLDLNDVRSAIIEASVASYAGAGGAAPAIFKQNLESQMPSFERKLLDDTFVRVMATAVQPIFTGFKISANASVKNIERKISEINFENAKNSAVTSVVEDYYRVKLAEDVLKIRQELQSSIERHVSNAQKLYKSGVISKTNLLRAEVALSQAKKEKQKSASDKELAQILFANTLGDSEVKQYNLTSPMAMLENKNNENFYVEKARVNNASLKLLNAKKDMLRQKRKAAVGNLLPNVAAVGQYQILQDKLTAAEPEWTVGITASLNVFGGGSDVYEIKSVNSELDAVDAQIQSVQNLIFAAVKKYSSQLQSAKDEYDALASDEKLAQENLKLYNASFQEGMATSLEVVDAQLVLTKIKIDRAKAVYDYNCAFANLLNICSMSQQELGGK